The following nucleotide sequence is from Flavobacterium sp. N1736.
TCCTGTAACGGTAATGGTTTCACCTGCATTTGGCATTGTGTTCGAAATATTGGTAATTACCGGACTTGAAGATCGTATCGGGAATGAAAATACAACTTCGCTGTTATCATTTACAAAACGGATTGTGTTACGAAGTGCAGGATCTGCCTCAATTGTAGGCGTATCGCCCGAAACTGTAATCAGCATTGAAGTATCTGATACAAAAACAACATTAAAATACGTTGAATATCCGTTTATATACACTCTTTTTAAACCTGTAAATCCTGAACCTTCAATACGGATTGTTTGTCCTAACCGAACAAAAGAAACTTCTCTGTCCGGTACTGATGAATTTACATCTTCGAGAAATACTTTACTGATTGTTATTGTGCCGCCATTAGAATCACTGTTATCACAAGATGTAAACATCATCGTAAAAAACAATGCTCCAAGAAATGCGATTGGCGCCCAATATTTTTTATTTAAAATATGTTTCTTCATATTAATCAATCTTTTAAAATTATTATTTTTCATAATATTAGAATAAGTCTTTAATTCTTTCCTCTGTAAATTGATAAGGCACAGCACTTTCTCTTAACAAAGGATTTTGAACAAGTTCAGATTCCGGATAAGGGAGGGTAAAAATTGTCGCATCGATTACGCCAATTGAACGTGCATCGTTGCTTCTTGCCGGATCTACTGATACTGCATTTGTAGCCGAATCGTAAAGTATTGGCACTATTGTTCCTCTGTTTTGAGCTGTGATATAATTGATTACTTCCTGCTGTTTGTAATACGCTCTTCGAACTAAATCGTACCAATATTGTCCTTCCATACACAACTCTACGCGTCGTTCATGAATAATATCGGCATAAGTAAGTGTCGTTTTAGGCGTAAGTCCTGCACGAATACGCAGTTTATTAACTCCGTCTATCGCAAGGGCATCAGCAGTTGTGGCATTGTTTCCTAAAGCTGCTTCTGCATAATTTAAATACACTTCGCCTAAACGCAGCATGTAGGTATTTAAAGCCGAATTCATTCTTGAAATTTTAGGATTGTCTTTTGTAGAACCTACAACGCCTTTTTTTACATTCAAAAATTCGTTTGCATGATCTACTGTATAACCTCCGTTTGCTTTATTAATTTCTGGATAAAAATCGCCATCGCCCATCCAGGTTGCTTTACGGCGTACATCTTTAGATTCATACTCTTGTAAAACATTGTAAGAAGCTCTTGTCCAATATCCCCACGCGGCATCGTCGCCTGTAATATCAGAACCTAATGCAAAATATGCCTGATGCGAATTTATAACACCATAATCGCCATTTGGAACCCATTGCAGCGCAAACATCGATTCTGTATTATTGTTATTATCAACCATAAATAAATCAGCATAATTGGTCATCAAAGAATACGGTCCTGATGTAATTACTTTTTCTGCTGCTTTTTTGGCTAAATCAAGATATTCCTGACTTCTTGTGCCGCTGTTTGGATTATCGCTTATTCCTGAATAGGATAAATAAACACGGGAAAGCATTCCAAAAGCACTGTATTTTGTTAAACGTCCCGCCTGACCTGCCGTTTCCGGAAGATATTTTGCTGCGTATTCTAAATCACGCATCGCAAATTCATACACATCTTTTAATGGATTTTTACTCACAATTGGATTTTTTACCAATTCTCTCGGATCTGTAGAAATAATGACATCTCCCCATAACGAAGCCAGATACCAATAAGCAGTTCCTCTCATAAAACGGGCTTCGGCAATATATTTGCTTTTTACGCTTTCGCTGACTTTGCTGTCGCTGATTCCAATTATAACGTTATTAGATTGCTGTACAACATTATACAAAGATCCCCAGGCAGAAACCAATGGTCCTGTTAATCCTGTTTCTGATAAATCGGTGAACGGATAAACATAATCAGAATAAGGCGCGTACAAATTATCTGAACGTCCGTCGCCTAAACCGTAATAGAATTTGTCATTAAAATCAAACCAGACTTTATTGTATAAAGGGCTTGTAGCAGCTTGAAAATCAGCTTCAGACTGATAAAAATTTTCTTTTGTAATCTGATCTTCCGGTTCAACATCTAAAAGATCACTACAACTAGTCCAAACAAATGGTAATGCAATTATAAGAACCTTGTATATTATATTTTTTGTTTTCATAGTTCGTACTTTTTAGAAGTTAACATTTAATCCAAGTGTTGTAATAATTGGCGACGGGTAACGGCCATTATCAATACCTGTTAAAAGAGCGTCCTGATTAAGAGATCCTACCTCTGGATCGTAACCTTTATATTTGGTGAATGTTAAAATATTTTGGGTATTTGAATAAATCTTTATGTTTGAAATACCATATTTTGAGTATAATTTTTTTGGAAGATTATATCCAATCGAAATATTTTTTACGCGCACATAAGATCCGTCTTCTACAAAACGATTGCTAAAACGATAATTTGATGCAGATGATGCAGACGAAGCCGCAATTCTAGGCATATAAGGATCTCCGCCAACAATTTGAACATTACGATAATCATTTGGACCACTCGGATCTATTAAATCCAATTGTGCATATCCTAATGACGATTTTAATAAATTGGTATTTTCACGCGGATTTTCTAACCAGCGTCTTTGATAATTTACAACGTCATTTCCGTACGAACCGGTTAACAAAATATTGATATCAAAACCATAAAATGAAAAACTATTTCCAATTCCAAACGTAAAATCAGGCGCCGGATTACCAATATATTCGCTGTCTTTTTCGTTGATAACGCCATCTTTATTTACGTCGTCAAACATATAATCTCCAATCCAGACACCGTTTTCGCCAATTGCCATTCCTTCCGGTAAAGCCGTTGGTTTAATAGCTCCGTCTTTGTCTTTATAATAAAAATCTGTTGCTTTTTCAAAACGTCCAATTACTTTATATCCGTAAAATTGTCCAATTGGCTGACCAACTGCCGTACGCGTAACCACCGTAACATCAGATCCTTGCTGAATTGATTTATTCAAAATTCCGGTTTCTGTGTTAAGACCTAAAACTTTACTTCTGTTCATTGAGAAAACAATATTAGATTTCCATGTAAAATTGTTTCTCTGCATGTTTAAAGTATTCAGGGTAAACTCAACTCCTTTATTTTCAAGAGATCCAATGTTTACCCACGGTGCAGTTGTAGAACCCTGCCCTGTCGTTCCTACATAAGCCGGAAGCGGTAATGCCAATAATAAATTCTTTGTTTTTTTGTAATAAACATCAGCAACAAGTTCAACTCTGTTATTGAAAAGGCTAATGTCTAAACCTGCATTACTAGAATATGTAGTTTCCCATTGCAAGTCCTGATTTGCTGTATTTGCTGCCAATAAACCTGTACCCCAATTGGTTGCAGAAGCATTGTAAGTTGATGTATATGCATAGTTTGGTACATTTTGATTACCAACTGCTCCCCAGCCTAAACGCAATTTTAAGTTGTTGATAACCGCATTGTCTTTTAAGAAATTTTCATTAGAAATTTTCCAAGCCAAAGCCGCCGATGGAAACCATCCCCAACGATTATCTTCAGCAAATTTTGAAGAACCGTCTCTCCTTAAAGTGGCAGTCAGTAAATATTTATCATTGAACGAATAAAACAATCTTCCAAAATAAGAACTAATAGCGCTTGTGTTACTTGCGTTTGAGTTTCTTGCCGTTGTAGCATCTCCGGCATTTAAATCTGTTGCTCCGTTTGTTAAATATCCAGATCTGTATCCATAAAGATTTTCCCAGTTTGATTCCTGCATTTCTTCACCAAGCATAGCGTTAATAGTATGTTTGCCAAAGTTTTTATTGTACGTTAAAACATTATTCCAGTTCCAGTATTTACTGTTTGATTTTGTTCTTGTACCTTCTCTAACATCATTTACAAGTGCACCAAAAGTATAAGACGGGCTAAACGTGTAATTGTTTACAAAACCATAATCCAGCGAATATTGTGTTTTAAATTTAAGGTCTTTTGTAAAGCTAATTTCGGCATACGTATTGGCTCTCATGCCGTAATTTTCACTATGATTGTCTTTGATAGAAGCTAAACCAATCGGATTATTTTGAACGAATTCTGTCGTATCCGGTCCGTCAAAAGTACCGTCTGCATTACGAACAGCCACGTTTGGCGTTTGCTTTAAAGCCGTTAAAATTAAAGACTCATCCGTAACCGTTGTTTTTTGATTGGTTTGACTAAGCGCAAAATTTACTCCAACTTTCAAAAAACTTTTTACCTGCGAATCGACAACACCTCTAAGATTAAAACGATCAAATCCAGATCCTATCGCAATACCTTCCTGATCTAAATACCCAATTCCCATTGCATAAGTAGTGGTATCTGAACCTCCGGAAGCTGATAAATTATAACTCTGCATTAATGCCGTAGTAAATAATTCTTTTTGCCAATCAGTTCCTTCACCCAATAAATCAGGGCGAATAAACGTATTATCACGCTGTACGATTCCAAGATCAGAACGGGTGTTTTTTAATGTTCCGTATTCTCTAAGATTCAGCAAATCGAGGTGTTTAGGAATTTCCTGCCAACCCACATAACTGTCAAAATTTAAAGAAAGATCACCTTTTTTTCCACGTTTCGTTGTAATCATAATCACACCATTTGCGGCTCTTGAACCGTAAATAGCCGTTGCCGAAGCATCTTTTAAAACATCCATAGAAACAATATCGGCGGGATTAATATTTGCCAGCGGATTTGTGTTTACAGAACTTGTTGACCCGTCGATAATAACACCGTCGATTACAAAAATGGGCTCATTCGAACCGTTTAATGAACTGATACCACGAATACGAATTGACGAACTTGCACCCGGCGCACCGCTGTTTGACTGAATTTGCACTCCGGCAGCACGCCCTTGTAAAACCTGATCTATAGTGGTTGCCACAGATTGTGTTACCGCAGCACTTGTTACGGTAGAAACTGCACCTGTTAAATCTCCTCTTTTCATGGTGCCGTAACCTACTACAACAACTTCTTTTAAGTCGTTTAAGTCTTCTTCAAGAACAGCATCAACTTGTATTTTGCCGTTTATTGCAACTTCTTTGGTTTTGTAGCCAATAAAACTAAATACCAAAATCCCGTTTGCATTTGGAGATTTAATGGTAAATGTTCCGTCGAAATTGGTTGCAGTGGTGGTATTTGTTCCTTTTACAATAATATTTACTCCTGGTATCGGTCCGTTACTATCTGAAACTGTTCCTGAAACAGTTGTCTGGGCATGTACCGCAGCAGAAAATACCAGCATAAGGATCAGATAACCCAAATTTTTAAAGTATTTTGATTTGCTTTTAGTAATTAAAAAGTTAGTCATAAATAATTGGTTTAATAGTTAATAAGTATGGTTTAGTTAGTTTTTTTATTTAGTGAACAACAAGCTATTTTATAAAATAGAAAAATCAATTCGCGAGTTGTACTTTATTCAAACAAATATATATAAAAAACAATAACACACAATCGGTTGCGTTAATTTTTTTTTCGAATTATTAAAAAATAGTAATCAAAAAAAATGCAATATGTATTTATAAATATAAAAAACTAAAAATTTCGTAAAATAACGAATCTCGGTTACGAAAACGTTAGAGATAATAAATCATTTACTCCAAAAACTTAAAAAAAACATAAAAATTCAAAATCGATTTATTTTTAAAAATAAAGTCATTTTAATCAAAATTGAATTACAAAAAAACAATTCAAAAAACACGCAAAACATGAAGTAAAGGAAAAGAATAAGCGTTTTACCGTATTCAATAACAATATTTTAGGCTCAAAACTTATAACTCTTTAAAAAACAGTGCAAACAAGCAATCGGTTGCTGTAAAAAGCAAAAAACTCCCTTCAAATTCAATTGAAAGGAGTTTTTATAAAGGTTCATTTTTAATATTTAATTTCACATTAAAATATTAAAAAATCAATTTGCAGCCATTATGTAAATGTATAGTCCCTACGGGACATTTTTTTTATTATAAACTTTTTTTTCTACCAACATTAAACCTCTCCGAGGTATTTCTTTAGAAATTAAACGTTGGTATAAAAATTCAATATTAAACCTCTACGATATACTCCTTTAGGAGTTAAATATTGGTAGCAAAACCAATATTCCCCCTTACGGATTACTCCTTTAGGAGTTAAATATTGGTAGAAAGATATTGGTAGAAAATGTGTATAAAAATTAACAATCTCAAATCAATAATGCTACAAATTCATTTTCTTAGCATCTTCAACAAATTGTTTCAAACCAATATCCGTTAACGGATGTTTTAATAATCCTTTAATGGCAGATAGTGGTCCCGTCATAACATCAGATCCAACTTTTGCACAGTTTACGATATGCATTGTATGCCTTACCGAAGCAGAAAGTATCTGTGTTTGATAATCATAATTATCATAAATCTCCCTTATTTCGGCAATCAAATGCATACCATCTGTTGAAACATCATCAAGTCTTCCTAAAAACGGAGAAACATAAGTAGCACCTGCTTTTGCTGCCAAAAGTGCTTGTCCTGCAGAAAATACCAAAGTAACATTAGTTCTGATTCCTTTAGAAGAAAAATATTTGCAGGCTTTAATTCCGGCTTCAATCATTGGCAATTTCACCACAATTTGCGGATGCAAAGCTGCTAATTCATTTCCTTCCCTAATCATTCCGTCAAAGTCGGTTGAGATAACTTCTGCCGAAACATCGCCATCGACAATATTGCAAATGTCCAGATAATGCTGAAGAATATTCTGTTTTCCCGAAATCCCTTCTTTTGCCATTAAAGACGGATTCGTGGTTACGCCATCCAGAACACCCAGAGCCTGAGCTTCTTTAATGTCTTCTAAATTGGCGGTATCAATAAAAAATTTCATGTTTTTTTGGTTTTAAGGTTGGTGGTTTTTTGTGATTTAAAACTTCATAATAAAAAAAATAGCAACTAAACCTTCAATCTATTTTTTAAATTTAAGTCATAATCACAATATAAATATGATAACGTTATACGGCTATCACATTTCAATTATTAAATATACTGATTGATAATATTTTCAAACAATTCCTGTTTCCCGCTTTGAAGATTTAACTCACCATTTTCGTTTGCTATTGCATACAAATCTTTTAAGTTCAATTTTCCATCGGCGAAATCTTTCCCTTTTCCTGAATCGAAAGAACTGTATCTTTCTTTTCTTAATTTCTCATACGGAGAAGAAGTAATAATTTTATCAGCCGTCAATAAAGCTCTTGCAAAAGTATCCGCTCCGCCAATATGCGCCAGAAAAACATCTTCAAGATCAGTAGAATTTCTTCTAATTTTTGCGTCAAAGTTTACTCCGCCGCCTTGTAATCCGCCCGCTTTTAAAAACACAAGCATCGCTTCTGTCGTTTCCTGAATATTGTTTGGAAATTGGTCTGTATCCCAACCATTTTGATAATCGCCCCTATTGGCATCAATACTTCCTAACATTCCTGCTTTTGCAGCCACTTCAAGTTC
It contains:
- the fsa gene encoding fructose-6-phosphate aldolase; the encoded protein is MKFFIDTANLEDIKEAQALGVLDGVTTNPSLMAKEGISGKQNILQHYLDICNIVDGDVSAEVISTDFDGMIREGNELAALHPQIVVKLPMIEAGIKACKYFSSKGIRTNVTLVFSAGQALLAAKAGATYVSPFLGRLDDVSTDGMHLIAEIREIYDNYDYQTQILSASVRHTMHIVNCAKVGSDVMTGPLSAIKGLLKHPLTDIGLKQFVEDAKKMNL
- a CDS encoding RagB/SusD family nutrient uptake outer membrane protein, giving the protein MKTKNIIYKVLIIALPFVWTSCSDLLDVEPEDQITKENFYQSEADFQAATSPLYNKVWFDFNDKFYYGLGDGRSDNLYAPYSDYVYPFTDLSETGLTGPLVSAWGSLYNVVQQSNNVIIGISDSKVSESVKSKYIAEARFMRGTAYWYLASLWGDVIISTDPRELVKNPIVSKNPLKDVYEFAMRDLEYAAKYLPETAGQAGRLTKYSAFGMLSRVYLSYSGISDNPNSGTRSQEYLDLAKKAAEKVITSGPYSLMTNYADLFMVDNNNNTESMFALQWVPNGDYGVINSHQAYFALGSDITGDDAAWGYWTRASYNVLQEYESKDVRRKATWMGDGDFYPEINKANGGYTVDHANEFLNVKKGVVGSTKDNPKISRMNSALNTYMLRLGEVYLNYAEAALGNNATTADALAIDGVNKLRIRAGLTPKTTLTYADIIHERRVELCMEGQYWYDLVRRAYYKQQEVINYITAQNRGTIVPILYDSATNAVSVDPARSNDARSIGVIDATIFTLPYPESELVQNPLLRESAVPYQFTEERIKDLF
- a CDS encoding SusC/RagA family TonB-linked outer membrane protein, with translation MTNFLITKSKSKYFKNLGYLILMLVFSAAVHAQTTVSGTVSDSNGPIPGVNIIVKGTNTTTATNFDGTFTIKSPNANGILVFSFIGYKTKEVAINGKIQVDAVLEEDLNDLKEVVVVGYGTMKRGDLTGAVSTVTSAAVTQSVATTIDQVLQGRAAGVQIQSNSGAPGASSSIRIRGISSLNGSNEPIFVIDGVIIDGSTSSVNTNPLANINPADIVSMDVLKDASATAIYGSRAANGVIMITTKRGKKGDLSLNFDSYVGWQEIPKHLDLLNLREYGTLKNTRSDLGIVQRDNTFIRPDLLGEGTDWQKELFTTALMQSYNLSASGGSDTTTYAMGIGYLDQEGIAIGSGFDRFNLRGVVDSQVKSFLKVGVNFALSQTNQKTTVTDESLILTALKQTPNVAVRNADGTFDGPDTTEFVQNNPIGLASIKDNHSENYGMRANTYAEISFTKDLKFKTQYSLDYGFVNNYTFSPSYTFGALVNDVREGTRTKSNSKYWNWNNVLTYNKNFGKHTINAMLGEEMQESNWENLYGYRSGYLTNGATDLNAGDATTARNSNASNTSAISSYFGRLFYSFNDKYLLTATLRRDGSSKFAEDNRWGWFPSAALAWKISNENFLKDNAVINNLKLRLGWGAVGNQNVPNYAYTSTYNASATNWGTGLLAANTANQDLQWETTYSSNAGLDISLFNNRVELVADVYYKKTKNLLLALPLPAYVGTTGQGSTTAPWVNIGSLENKGVEFTLNTLNMQRNNFTWKSNIVFSMNRSKVLGLNTETGILNKSIQQGSDVTVVTRTAVGQPIGQFYGYKVIGRFEKATDFYYKDKDGAIKPTALPEGMAIGENGVWIGDYMFDDVNKDGVINEKDSEYIGNPAPDFTFGIGNSFSFYGFDINILLTGSYGNDVVNYQRRWLENPRENTNLLKSSLGYAQLDLIDPSGPNDYRNVQIVGGDPYMPRIAASSASSASNYRFSNRFVEDGSYVRVKNISIGYNLPKKLYSKYGISNIKIYSNTQNILTFTKYKGYDPEVGSLNQDALLTGIDNGRYPSPIITTLGLNVNF